In Astyanax mexicanus isolate ESR-SI-001 chromosome 25, AstMex3_surface, whole genome shotgun sequence, a genomic segment contains:
- the wu:fd46g04 gene encoding endonuclease domain-containing 1 protein — protein MSHNPAVLLVLLLLPAVSLAEVSSFRYCPQFFAGGAPPTILKDPGDSNRYEQICQCLLDQNERPEYFYATLYDTRNKIPVYSAYEFRRAEVERDDRWYVEPQLDGGTSECMGGLNKIPTANRGLRQALNKDYEGSGYDKGHLFPVYHTHTVNTMLATSTLTNAAPQDSSFNRGQWKSYENNVATLLQNQCDESYIVTGVVPGNQQIGDGVRVAQYYWSAYCCFGGGSAPQSAGYIGPDNNGRVQEVSVKQLESILSDMYSSDFSIFQGTC, from the exons ATGTCTCATAACCCTGCTGttctcctcgtcctcctcctgctCCCGGCTGTCTCGCTGGCTGAGGTCTCCTCCTTCAGGTATTGTCCGCAGTTCTTTGCTGGAGGAGCTCCTCCAACGATCCTGAAGGACCCCGGGGACAGTAATCGCTATGAGCAGATCTGCCAGTGTCTCCTGGATCAGAACGAGAGGCCGGAATATTTCTACGCTACGCTGTACGACACCAGGAACAAGATTCCCGTCTACTCGGCCTACGAGTTCCGCCGGGCGGAGGTGGAGAGGGACGACCGCTGGTATGTGGAGCCACAG CTGGACGGTGGAACATCGGAGTGCATGGGCGGCCTAAACAAGATCCCGACCGCAAACCGAGGTCTGCGTCAGGCTCTGAACAAAGACTACGAAGGTTCCGGCTACGACAAAGGCCACCTCTTCCCCGTCTACCACACCCACACCGTCAACACCATGCTGGCCACCTCCACCCTGACCAACGCCGCCCCCCAGGACTCCTCCTTTAACCGCGGCCAGTGGAAAAGCTACGAAAACAACGTGGCGACTCTGCTGCAGAACCAGTGTGATGAATCCTACATCGTAACCGGCGTCGTTCCTGGAAATCAGCAGATCGGGGACGGTGTGAGGGTGGCTCAGTATTACTGGAGCGCCTACTGCTGTTTCGGAGGAGGCAGTGCGCCGCAATCTGCTGGCTACATCGGCCCCGACAACAACGGCCGTGTGCAGGAGGTCAGCGTGAAGCAGCTAGAATCCATCCTGAGTGACATGTACAGCTCAGACTTCAGCATCTTCCAGGgcacatgctaa